The following are encoded together in the Bacillus sp. V2I10 genome:
- a CDS encoding YafY family protein codes for MPKIDNMLAILWMLRSGEKITAKQISEKLEMNIRTVYRYIDTISTSGVPIISEPGHNGGYTLLNNFIEAPLFFDFEEQTSLFHAAVFAEEAGYYGGEAINRAISKLSKYSNQEQETKINQHLTSLEVISRLSSLSMEPFLKELEQAVADGYSVKILYHKSGEKQLNYRLVDPYRIIYWNNKWYVIGFCHLRNDIRSFRVDRIESLMLTENKFNRPENFSARDFFMKNLLPTIEDKEGITSLVINGNESTLNDVCQHWFLGHYLHERNSNQAVFLLEKDIVHTYIPYLLLPYGKSIQIIEPISLKKRLIEVLSELIKFHQV; via the coding sequence ATGCCTAAAATTGACAATATGTTAGCAATTCTATGGATGCTTCGTTCAGGTGAAAAAATTACTGCAAAACAAATTTCAGAAAAGTTAGAGATGAATATAAGGACTGTGTATCGTTATATTGATACAATTTCAACAAGTGGCGTACCTATAATTTCAGAACCAGGACATAACGGTGGATACACTTTATTGAACAATTTTATTGAGGCTCCTCTTTTTTTTGATTTTGAAGAGCAAACTTCACTATTTCACGCTGCTGTTTTTGCAGAAGAAGCCGGATATTATGGAGGTGAAGCAATAAATAGGGCCATTTCAAAACTAAGTAAATACTCAAATCAAGAGCAGGAAACAAAGATAAACCAACATTTAACTAGTCTTGAAGTAATAAGTCGATTAAGTTCACTCTCTATGGAACCTTTTTTGAAGGAGTTGGAGCAGGCTGTAGCTGACGGGTACTCAGTAAAAATTCTTTACCATAAAAGTGGCGAAAAGCAATTAAATTATAGATTGGTCGATCCGTACAGAATTATCTATTGGAATAATAAGTGGTATGTGATTGGATTTTGTCATCTTAGGAATGATATCCGTAGTTTTAGAGTAGATCGAATTGAAAGTCTAATGCTAACCGAAAATAAGTTTAACCGGCCAGAAAATTTTTCAGCACGTGACTTTTTTATGAAAAACCTCCTTCCAACTATAGAAGATAAGGAAGGGATTACTTCTTTAGTTATTAATGGAAATGAAAGTACGCTGAATGATGTTTGCCAACATTGGTTTTTAGGACATTATTTACATGAACGAAATTCAAATCAAGCAGTTTTCCTTCTTGAAAAAGATATAGTACATACATATATACCTTATTTACTTTTACCGTACGGTAAATCTATTCAAATTATCGAGCCAATAAGTCTAAAGAAAAGACTTA
- a CDS encoding recombinase family protein has product MRKIGYIRVSSTSQNPSRQFQQLNVIGMDIIFEEKVSGATKDREQLQKMLEDIQEGDIIYVTDLTRITRSTQDLFELIDNIRSKKANLKSLKDTWLDLSEDNPYSQFLITVMAGVNQLERDLIRMRQREGIELAKKEGKFKGRLKKYHKNHAGMNYAVKLYKEGEMTVNQICEITNVSRASLYRKLSERNI; this is encoded by the coding sequence TTGCGAAAAATCGGTTATATACGTGTCAGTTCAACTAGCCAGAATCCTTCAAGGCAATTTCAGCAACTGAACGTAATCGGAATGGATATTATTTTTGAAGAAAAAGTTTCCGGAGCAACAAAAGATCGTGAGCAACTTCAAAAAATGTTAGAGGATATACAAGAAGGTGACATCATTTATGTAACGGACTTAACTCGGATTACTCGTAGTACACAAGATTTATTTGAATTAATCGATAACATACGGAGTAAAAAGGCAAATTTAAAATCCTTAAAAGATACATGGCTAGATTTATCAGAAGATAATCCCTACAGCCAATTCTTAATTACTGTTATGGCGGGTGTAAACCAATTAGAACGTGATCTTATCCGTATGCGGCAGCGTGAAGGGATTGAACTGGCTAAGAAAGAAGGAAAGTTTAAAGGTCGGTTAAAGAAGTACCATAAAAATCATGCAGGAATGAATTATGCAGTAAAGCTTTATAAAGAGGGAGAAATGACTGTAAATCAAATTTGTGAAATCACAAATGTGTCTAGGGCCTCATTATATAGAAAGCTATCGGAAAGGAACATTTGA
- a CDS encoding IS3 family transposase (programmed frameshift) has translation MARFTSEEKIQAVRQYIDGNEGGQTIAKSIGVHPSLLHQWIKQFALFGDDAFEKRYTPYPAQFKLDVLNYMNEHGTSIRETAAIFNIPSYETLRKWKVAYETEGFDALQSKKKGRPSMKNKNNKTSNIHVPDEGSIEALQAENERLRMENAYFKKVECLSSKQGKITKQDKAQVVYELRNAFPVKALIQLADIPRSTYYYWVKNFGRPDPDAELKVLIKSVFDEHEGRFGYRRIRDELRNRGHQVNHKKVQRIMKELGLKCLVRMKKYRSYKGTVGKIALNILDRNFKAEKPNEKWVTDITEFKLFGEKLYLSPILDLFNGEIITYTIGSRPTYSLISTMLDQAFESLTDDDTLLIHSDQGWHYQMKQYSNALRERGITQSMSRKGNCYDNAVMENFFGIMKSELLYLKEFESVEHFKQELEKYIEYYNHKRIKAKLKGMSPVQYRAHAQRAA, from the exons ATGGCGAGATTTACTTCAGAAGAAAAAATACAGGCAGTAAGACAATATATAGATGGTAATGAGGGAGGACAAACAATTGCTAAATCTATTGGTGTTCATCCGAGTTTACTCCATCAGTGGATTAAACAATTTGCACTTTTTGGTGATGATGCTTTTGAAAAACGCTATACACCCTACCCCGCACAGTTTAAACTAGATGTACTCAATTATATGAACGAACACGGGACGTCTATCAGGGAAACTGCGGCGATTTTTAATATTCCATCTTATGAAACGCTTCGAAAATGGAAAGTTGCTTATGAAACAGAAGGATTTGATGCCCTACAATCAAAGAAAAAGGGGCGTCCATCCATGAAAAATAAAAATAATAAGACATCAAATATTCATGTACCCGATGAAGGGTCAATAGAGGCTTTACAGGCAGAGAATGAACGTTTACGTATGGAGAATGCCTATT TTAAAAAAGTTGAATGCCTTAGTTCAAAACAAGGAAAAATCACCAAACAAGACAAAGCACAAGTAGTCTATGAATTAAGGAATGCATTCCCGGTGAAAGCACTTATACAGCTAGCAGACATTCCGCGTAGCACGTATTACTATTGGGTGAAAAACTTCGGTCGTCCTGATCCAGATGCAGAACTGAAAGTATTGATTAAATCTGTTTTCGATGAACATGAAGGTCGGTTTGGTTACCGTCGTATTCGTGATGAACTTAGAAATCGCGGACACCAAGTAAACCACAAAAAGGTACAGCGTATCATGAAAGAACTAGGGCTAAAATGTCTTGTCCGTATGAAAAAATATCGCTCTTACAAAGGAACTGTGGGCAAGATTGCTCTAAATATTTTAGATCGCAATTTCAAAGCTGAAAAACCAAATGAGAAATGGGTTACGGATATTACAGAGTTTAAATTATTTGGAGAAAAGCTATATTTATCGCCGATATTGGACTTATTTAATGGAGAAATCATTACGTATACAATCGGTTCAAGACCAACCTACTCACTCATTTCAACGATGTTAGATCAAGCTTTTGAAAGTTTAACAGACGACGATACTCTCCTTATTCATTCCGATCAAGGCTGGCATTATCAAATGAAACAATACAGTAATGCCCTTAGGGAACGTGGCATTACGCAAAGTATGTCTCGCAAAGGGAATTGTTACGATAACGCTGTTATGGAAAATTTCTTTGGTATCATGAAATCGGAACTTCTTTATCTAAAAGAATTTGAAAGTGTGGAACACTTTAAACAAGAACTAGAAAAATATATAGAATACTATAATCACAAACGAATCAAGGCAAAATTAAAAGGCATGAGCCCGGTACAATACCGAGCTCATGCCCAACGGGCTGCCTAA
- a CDS encoding IS3 family transposase codes for MKGGIDLEPSNLFQIIDDLSNHSIQLLCHLAKVSRSGYYKWVKRKALPSEKQIEDEKLKQKIIECHQKYKGIYGYRRIQIWLKRTYDIHINHKKVQRLLSELGIKAIIRKKRIYYGKKEPYLISNNYLNRAFYASRPNEKWVTDITYLIFNGQKLYLSAIKDLYNNEVVAYQISRRNDYKLVLDTLKKAIKGRNVKGILLHSDQGYQYTSHNYNQLLTRNKMKASMSRKGNCWDNASMENFFSHLKTECFNLHTFKTSQEVRRAIKDYILFYNHERFQNKLNNLTPIEYRSQAS; via the coding sequence GTGAAAGGGGGAATTGATTTAGAACCTAGTAATCTATTTCAAATCATTGATGATTTATCTAATCATTCTATACAGCTACTTTGCCATCTGGCTAAAGTATCAAGAAGTGGATACTACAAGTGGGTAAAGCGTAAAGCATTACCTTCGGAAAAGCAGATAGAGGATGAGAAGCTAAAGCAGAAAATAATAGAATGTCATCAGAAATATAAGGGCATCTATGGCTATAGAAGAATACAAATTTGGTTAAAGAGGACCTATGATATTCACATTAATCACAAAAAAGTTCAACGGTTACTAAGTGAGCTAGGTATTAAAGCAATTATCAGGAAGAAACGAATTTATTACGGTAAGAAAGAACCTTATCTTATCTCGAATAATTATTTAAATAGAGCCTTTTACGCTTCTCGCCCTAATGAAAAGTGGGTAACTGATATTACGTACCTCATTTTCAATGGACAGAAACTATATTTGTCTGCCATCAAAGACCTATATAATAACGAAGTTGTTGCGTACCAAATTAGTAGACGCAATGATTATAAGCTAGTCTTGGATACTCTTAAAAAAGCCATAAAAGGAAGGAATGTAAAAGGAATCCTTCTCCATAGTGATCAAGGATACCAATACACGTCCCATAACTATAATCAGCTACTCACAAGAAATAAAATGAAAGCTAGTATGTCTAGAAAGGGCAACTGTTGGGATAACGCTAGTATGGAAAATTTCTTTAGTCATTTAAAAACAGAATGTTTTAACCTTCATACTTTTAAAACTTCACAAGAGGTTAGAAGGGCTATTAAAGACTACATTCTCTTTTATAACCACGAAAGGTTTCAAAACAAGCTAAACAACCTGACTCCTATCGAATATAGAAGTCAGGCTTCTTAA
- a CDS encoding helix-turn-helix domain-containing protein: MEKKAETYDISFKKKAVDLYHQKKNYSAVSRELNIHRKNIQRWVKQFSEDGIVGLREKRGRKSGSGKVSSSTIENPQKKIKRLEAENELLKKLLKM; the protein is encoded by the coding sequence ATGGAGAAAAAAGCAGAGACTTATGATATATCGTTTAAGAAAAAAGCGGTGGATTTATATCATCAAAAGAAGAATTATTCAGCTGTTTCCAGAGAATTAAACATTCATCGAAAAAACATACAACGGTGGGTTAAACAGTTTAGTGAAGATGGAATTGTTGGTCTTAGAGAGAAACGCGGAAGAAAAAGTGGGTCTGGTAAAGTCTCTTCATCTACTATTGAAAATCCTCAAAAGAAAATAAAGCGATTAGAAGCTGAGAACGAACTGTTAAAAAAGCTTTTAAAGATGTGA
- a CDS encoding helix-turn-helix transcriptional regulator, whose product MNDKTRLEALSTFLKAKRAQIKPESIGLSARTRRRTPGLRREEVAQLAGVSTTWYTWLEQGRDIKVSSIVLDCISAALQLNNDERDYLYDLALEAKSEIPHQKKDQSELSPSLKRILAELTYCPTIITDRHCHIVGWNPAAAYVFLDFEQIPNDQRNLIRLVFTRKELKALAVNWEHFAKGFLAIFRTYYGHYLGDEWYNQFIKEMSHSHSEFQDLWQESQVSKAPEMIIEFRHAKAGKMLFNLTSLQVQGDMDLRCSIYTPVEETDTENKLKRLMKRVSVEN is encoded by the coding sequence ATGAATGATAAAACTAGGCTTGAAGCTTTGTCGACATTCTTAAAAGCTAAGCGTGCCCAAATTAAACCAGAGTCTATTGGTTTGTCTGCCCGAACCCGAAGAAGGACACCTGGGTTACGAAGAGAAGAGGTTGCACAATTAGCAGGTGTAAGTACCACTTGGTATACATGGCTAGAGCAAGGAAGAGATATAAAAGTTTCTTCAATCGTACTTGATTGTATTTCTGCAGCTCTACAATTAAATAATGATGAAAGAGACTACTTATATGACCTGGCATTAGAGGCAAAATCAGAAATTCCCCATCAAAAAAAGGATCAATCAGAGCTTAGCCCTTCTTTAAAGCGAATACTAGCTGAATTAACATATTGTCCGACTATCATTACGGATCGACATTGCCATATTGTCGGCTGGAATCCTGCAGCTGCTTATGTTTTTTTAGATTTTGAACAAATACCGAATGATCAAAGAAATTTGATTCGTTTAGTGTTCACTAGAAAAGAATTAAAAGCATTAGCCGTTAATTGGGAACATTTTGCGAAAGGTTTTCTTGCTATTTTCCGTACCTATTATGGGCACTATTTAGGCGATGAATGGTACAATCAATTTATTAAAGAAATGAGTCATTCACACTCAGAATTCCAGGATTTATGGCAAGAAAGTCAAGTAAGTAAGGCTCCAGAAATGATAATTGAATTCAGACATGCTAAAGCAGGCAAAATGTTATTTAATTTAACTTCTCTTCAGGTTCAAGGTGATATGGATTTACGGTGCAGTATCTATACACCAGTAGAGGAAACAGATACAGAAAATAAATTAAAGCGATTAATGAAGAGGGTTTCCGTTGAAAATTAA
- the fabF gene encoding beta-ketoacyl-ACP synthase II, with protein MERVVITGMGVVSPIGNNIQTFWNNLINGESGISTIDTFDVTNHKTKIAGIVQDFDADEVLGKNEARRLDRFSQFALAAAEQAWADSELDLDSIDAERFGVYVGSGIGGIETFIENIDALRQKGPRRVSPTLVPAMISNAAAAQISIKWNAMGPSMSPVSACAIGNTAIGEAFRLIRYGEVDVVFAGGTEAAITDLSIASFGNATALSTRNDEPTKASRPFDENRDGFVMSEGAGILILESLSHALRRDAKIYAEVIGYGASSDAHHIVATHPEGKGAYLAMRSALKNANLSPEEIDVISAHATSTKVGDISETMAIKQLFGKQAYQIPVTANKSMLGHMLGAAGGVEAIALAMSIKEGIVPPTINLENPDPLCDLDYVPSVARQVKLNTGLSNSFGFGGHNAAIVLKKYE; from the coding sequence GTGGAAAGAGTTGTGATTACCGGTATGGGGGTAGTGTCTCCTATAGGAAACAACATCCAAACATTTTGGAACAATCTGATTAACGGGGAATCTGGTATATCCACTATTGATACATTTGATGTTACTAATCATAAAACAAAAATTGCAGGTATCGTCCAAGATTTTGATGCAGATGAAGTTTTAGGAAAGAACGAAGCAAGACGTTTAGATCGCTTTTCTCAATTTGCTTTGGCTGCAGCTGAACAAGCTTGGGCAGATTCTGAGTTAGACCTCGATAGTATAGATGCAGAAAGGTTTGGCGTATACGTAGGTTCAGGTATAGGCGGAATTGAAACCTTCATTGAAAATATTGATGCGCTTAGGCAGAAGGGGCCAAGAAGAGTCAGCCCGACCCTAGTACCTGCCATGATTTCTAATGCTGCAGCAGCACAAATTAGTATCAAGTGGAACGCGATGGGTCCTTCTATGTCGCCTGTTTCTGCTTGTGCAATTGGAAATACAGCTATTGGAGAAGCCTTTAGATTAATTCGTTATGGAGAAGTTGACGTTGTGTTTGCGGGTGGAACAGAGGCAGCTATAACAGATTTATCAATAGCAAGTTTTGGTAATGCTACAGCACTTTCAACAAGAAACGATGAGCCTACTAAAGCTAGTCGTCCATTTGATGAAAATCGAGATGGATTTGTCATGTCAGAAGGAGCTGGAATTCTAATCTTAGAATCTTTATCTCATGCTTTACGTAGAGACGCAAAGATTTATGCAGAAGTTATTGGATATGGTGCAAGTTCAGATGCACACCATATCGTAGCTACACATCCGGAAGGTAAAGGTGCCTATCTTGCAATGAGATCAGCTTTAAAAAATGCCAATTTATCACCTGAAGAAATTGATGTTATTAGTGCCCATGCAACAAGTACAAAAGTGGGGGACATCTCTGAAACGATGGCTATTAAGCAGCTGTTTGGAAAACAAGCTTATCAGATTCCAGTAACAGCTAATAAATCTATGCTTGGTCATATGTTAGGGGCAGCTGGTGGAGTTGAAGCAATTGCTTTAGCAATGAGCATAAAGGAAGGGATAGTTCCTCCAACAATTAACTTAGAAAATCCTGATCCATTATGTGATCTAGATTATGTACCATCTGTTGCTCGCCAAGTGAAATTAAATACAGGTCTATCTAACTCATTTGGTTTCGGAGGTCATAATGCAGCTATTGTTTTAAAGAAATACGAGTGA
- a CDS encoding MOSC domain-containing protein, whose translation MDRKVITLAIGKPKEYDWNNKKEVSAIGKSFVQVVELKKSGFVGDDVANHKFHGGIDRAVCLYPFEHYSYWEKIFQKKLAPPAFGENITATGMLEEQVCIGDIFKIGDTILQVTQGRVPCATISKYNQEKQFLKKVVETTLTGYFFRVLEEGTMECDSEINLVEKDSKEISVSFATQILFHQQQDKTSIEKILTVDALAEDWRKRFLKLL comes from the coding sequence TTGGATCGAAAAGTTATTACTTTGGCTATTGGAAAACCGAAGGAATATGATTGGAATAATAAAAAAGAGGTTTCAGCAATAGGAAAATCTTTTGTACAAGTTGTTGAATTGAAAAAATCCGGTTTTGTCGGTGATGATGTTGCAAACCACAAGTTTCACGGTGGTATTGATCGTGCGGTATGTTTATATCCTTTTGAGCATTACTCTTATTGGGAAAAGATATTTCAAAAAAAACTGGCTCCACCTGCTTTCGGGGAGAATATTACAGCAACAGGGATGTTGGAAGAACAGGTTTGTATAGGTGATATATTTAAAATAGGGGATACTATTCTTCAAGTAACCCAAGGAAGGGTACCTTGTGCAACTATCTCTAAGTATAATCAGGAAAAACAATTTTTAAAGAAAGTGGTTGAAACGACTTTAACTGGTTACTTTTTTCGAGTATTAGAAGAGGGGACCATGGAGTGCGATTCGGAAATAAATCTTGTGGAAAAAGACTCAAAAGAAATATCCGTTTCTTTTGCTACCCAAATTCTTTTTCATCAACAACAAGATAAAACATCAATTGAAAAAATATTGACGGTTGATGCTCTTGCAGAGGACTGGAGAAAAAGATTTTTAAAATTGTTATGA
- a CDS encoding LysE family translocator, which translates to MFGIHDFTLFLISSLIFIATPGIDAMFVLSRSISNGRASGIAASAGIATGAFVHTILSTIGLSIILSQSVVLFTTIKIIGGIYLIYIGIKSLLTKGKGISLNNTSNVSSIKKNYLQGVITNVANPKNILFYLSFLPQFASTTSGNKSLSFLLLGTTFAVIALLWYVLVTYFSTIATKTIKDNKTFNNILNKVSGIVFIALGMKLMIANDR; encoded by the coding sequence ATGTTTGGCATTCATGATTTTACTTTATTCTTAATATCTTCACTAATTTTTATAGCGACACCTGGTATAGATGCTATGTTCGTTTTAAGTAGAAGTATTTCAAATGGGAGAGCAAGTGGCATAGCAGCATCTGCAGGTATTGCAACAGGTGCATTTGTGCATACTATACTTTCTACTATCGGCTTATCCATTATCTTATCTCAATCAGTTGTTTTATTTACTACAATTAAAATTATTGGTGGTATTTATTTGATATACATTGGAATTAAATCTCTCCTCACGAAAGGTAAGGGAATAAGTTTAAATAATACGTCTAATGTATCTTCTATTAAAAAAAATTACCTACAAGGTGTAATAACAAATGTTGCTAATCCAAAAAACATTCTGTTCTATTTATCATTTTTACCACAATTTGCATCAACAACTAGTGGAAATAAATCGTTATCATTCTTACTACTGGGTACAACATTCGCTGTAATAGCGCTGCTGTGGTATGTATTGGTAACATATTTTTCAACTATAGCGACTAAAACAATTAAAGATAACAAAACCTTCAATAATATTCTTAATAAAGTTTCAGGGATAGTTTTTATAGCGCTTGGGATGAAATTAATGATAGCTAATGATAGATAA
- a CDS encoding PLP-dependent aminotransferase family protein, with translation MLEFIPLLDKHSSVPIYVQLYQYIKQKIEDGDIPEGALLPSIRNLSGHLKISKNTVEGAYQQLLAEGYVASKSRVGLIVLPLEQPALSPSLQRIKYKSKVPMDNKEETFEYDFKYGDIDVNSFPIRIWKRCLTQALTDEPEQLTSPGERQGDVGLRKELMNYLFQSRGVVCSVDQIVICSGTQHAISLILQLLSNGDRSVAMENPSYDGAQSVFNNHGWSIKPIRLKKDGIDIEQLKKVEAKVAYITPSHQFPYGMVLPIQKRLLLLEWANQNSSFIIEDDYDSEFRYQGQPIPSLKALDSKDNVIYLGTFSKSFSPAVRVSYIVLPQSLMDAYNHMYGNYYQSVPSIIQKGLYILMNEGHFTSHIRRMRKIYDNKHQTLVNALNEYMGKRIEIIGQKAGLHLLIRVKNRSTKELVKQAKKVGVKVYDPTFYCLNEREIKPSLIMIGFGGVSEERIDKGIKLLQKAWFPNEI, from the coding sequence ATGTTAGAGTTTATTCCTTTACTAGATAAGCACAGTAGTGTTCCTATTTATGTTCAGTTGTATCAATACATAAAACAAAAAATAGAAGATGGTGACATTCCCGAGGGAGCTCTTTTACCTTCTATTCGTAATTTATCAGGCCATTTAAAAATTAGCAAAAACACGGTAGAAGGTGCGTATCAACAATTGTTAGCAGAAGGGTATGTAGCAAGTAAGTCTAGGGTAGGGCTAATTGTACTCCCATTAGAGCAGCCCGCCCTATCTCCTTCTTTACAGAGAATTAAATATAAATCAAAAGTTCCTATGGATAATAAGGAAGAAACATTTGAATATGATTTTAAGTACGGTGATATAGATGTAAACTCTTTTCCAATCCGCATTTGGAAGCGCTGTTTAACTCAAGCGTTGACAGATGAACCTGAACAATTAACAAGTCCAGGAGAAAGACAGGGAGATGTGGGCCTACGAAAGGAATTAATGAATTATTTATTTCAGTCTCGGGGAGTTGTCTGTTCAGTGGACCAAATAGTTATTTGTTCGGGCACTCAACACGCAATAAGCCTTATTCTCCAATTACTTTCTAACGGAGACCGTTCAGTTGCTATGGAGAATCCGAGCTATGATGGGGCGCAATCCGTTTTCAACAACCATGGATGGTCAATAAAACCTATCCGACTTAAAAAAGATGGCATTGATATAGAACAGCTAAAAAAGGTCGAGGCAAAGGTAGCCTATATTACCCCTTCTCACCAATTCCCATATGGAATGGTGCTTCCGATCCAAAAGCGATTGTTATTATTAGAGTGGGCAAATCAAAACAGTAGCTTTATTATTGAAGATGATTATGACAGTGAATTCCGATATCAAGGTCAACCAATCCCTTCTTTAAAAGCCTTAGATTCAAAAGATAATGTAATTTATTTAGGTACATTCTCTAAATCTTTTTCCCCGGCTGTGAGAGTAAGCTACATTGTTTTGCCACAAAGCCTAATGGATGCATACAATCATATGTATGGTAATTACTATCAATCCGTTCCGTCTATAATTCAAAAAGGATTATATATACTTATGAATGAAGGACATTTTACAAGTCACATTCGAAGAATGAGAAAGATATACGATAACAAACATCAAACGCTTGTGAATGCATTAAATGAATATATGGGAAAACGTATAGAAATAATTGGACAAAAAGCAGGGCTTCATCTGTTAATAAGAGTTAAAAATAGGTCTACAAAAGAATTAGTGAAGCAGGCGAAGAAAGTTGGTGTAAAAGTTTATGACCCAACTTTTTATTGCCTTAATGAAAGGGAAATTAAACCTTCGTTAATTATGATTGGTTTTGGAGGGGTTTCAGAAGAAAGAATAGATAAAGGGATCAAGTTACTTCAAAAAGCTTGGTTCCCTAATGAAATTTAA
- a CDS encoding thiamine pyrophosphate-dependent enzyme, with amino-acid sequence MNSQELETANRIGLVFIVTIFNDKRYSLIEKHQRNANFEVTQVTFSNPDFELYARSFGIGYRRASNVDSFQLAVREAIDSSELNLLEVVLEEKDI; translated from the coding sequence ATGAATTCACAGGAGCTTGAAACAGCAAACCGAATTGGTTTGGTATTTATAGTCACTATTTTTAATGATAAACGTTACAGTTTAATTGAAAAACATCAACGTAATGCAAATTTCGAGGTAACTCAAGTTACTTTTTCAAATCCTGATTTTGAACTATACGCACGAAGCTTTGGTATTGGTTACCGGCGTGCTTCAAATGTTGACAGTTTTCAATTAGCAGTTAGGGAAGCGATAGACAGTAGTGAACTGAACTTACTTGAAGTTGTATTAGAAGAAAAAGATATTTAG
- a CDS encoding nuclear transport factor 2 family protein, producing the protein MSKDIKPPFTLETALAKVKFAEDAWNSRDPERVSLGYTKDSNWRNRTEFLTGRDAIKTFLTGKWERELDYRLMKELWCYTDNRIAVRFEYEYRDAQTGQWRRCHGNELWEFEEDGLMKRRDMSGNEYPINEKDRRYRSK; encoded by the coding sequence ATGAGTAAAGATATTAAACCTCCTTTTACACTTGAAACAGCATTAGCAAAGGTGAAATTTGCAGAGGACGCTTGGAATTCTCGTGATCCTGAACGTGTTTCACTTGGATATACAAAAGATTCAAACTGGAGGAACCGAACTGAATTCTTAACAGGAAGAGATGCGATTAAAACTTTCTTAACAGGAAAGTGGGAGAGAGAACTAGACTACAGGCTTATGAAGGAACTTTGGTGTTACACAGATAATCGTATTGCAGTACGTTTTGAATATGAGTATCGTGATGCGCAAACTGGACAATGGAGGAGATGTCACGGCAATGAACTATGGGAATTTGAGGAAGATGGACTTATGAAAAGAAGAGATATGAGTGGAAATGAGTATCCAATTAATGAGAAGGATCGTCGGTATAGATCAAAATAA
- a CDS encoding nuclear transport factor 2 family protein codes for MSKDIKPPFTYESALAKVKFAEDAWNSQDPERVSLGYSVDSNWRNRTEFFTGREAIKTFLTNKWKREQDYKLMKELWCFTDNRIAVRFEYEYRIAGTGQWMRCHGNEYWEFGQDGLMKRRDMSGNEYPIEEKDRRFK; via the coding sequence ATGAGTAAAGATATCAAACCACCATTTACTTACGAATCAGCATTAGCAAAGGTGAAGTTTGCGGAAGACGCATGGAATTCACAAGACCCGGAGCGAGTGTCACTAGGATATTCAGTTGATTCTAATTGGCGCAATCGAACAGAGTTTTTTACTGGAAGAGAAGCAATTAAAACTTTCTTAACTAATAAGTGGAAAAGAGAGCAAGACTACAAACTTATGAAAGAACTGTGGTGTTTTACGGATAACCGTATTGCTGTTCGTTTTGAGTATGAGTACCGTATCGCAGGGACAGGTCAATGGATGAGATGCCACGGAAATGAATATTGGGAATTTGGTCAGGATGGTCTTATGAAACGTAGAGATATGAGCGGAAATGAGTATCCAATTGAAGAAAAAGACCGTAGATTTAAGTGA
- a CDS encoding alpha/beta fold hydrolase, producing MNELLLLGADFTKFQFTNGTRNPDQLSPDVWNMDQFVLDRPGNKIIQLALFYDYRNNLKLYPSWQEFFRTYQPPTLVAWGKTIYSLEKKRALALQKDLKDCEVHLLNTDHFPFEEDLEISAALIKQFLGERLK from the coding sequence TTGAATGAACTTTTACTTTTGGGAGCAGACTTTACGAAGTTCCAATTTACAAACGGAACTCGTAATCCTGATCAACTTAGTCCTGACGTATGGAACATGGATCAATTTGTTTTAGATCGTCCTGGTAATAAAATAATCCAACTTGCACTATTTTATGATTATCGAAATAACCTTAAACTATACCCTAGCTGGCAGGAATTCTTTAGAACATATCAGCCTCCTACATTAGTAGCATGGGGGAAAACGATTTATTCTTTGGAGAAAAAAAGAGCCCTAGCATTACAAAAAGACCTTAAAGATTGTGAAGTACATTTATTAAATACGGACCATTTTCCTTTTGAAGAGGATTTGGAAATTAGTGCTGCATTAATAAAACAATTTTTAGGAGAACGATTGAAATAG